Proteins from a genomic interval of Enterococcus faecium:
- a CDS encoding acyltransferase family protein: MFENKKIKINVSDFQKVSAVTAVMMQTILSFALANSHSATNTAFLGTFYVIVKYTAPMFIFAIVYNMVKTSQHLSYWEFLKEKFFELVVPYLLWTTAYLWLFPAVQQQTPYTDTASFLLKYVTGDGAPHLWYTVMMLQIQLFMPFFVWLGYKVFANKKYVWPVLIGSTILYVAWYLFYQTQVLTGPYHDSWYLLDRFVASFMIYGVAAFVYHEKVYQYLDRVRYLFLPVALVIAFFSVRSLLAHPGDLSFANAPYLNTIQSLYSLVIIFAVFIGASKMIVNDSPKLPLFKWLSVYAYRTYLANVFVFQVLLLLFKDSWLQLPSGVMILVAYLMTASCAFALSWLLHIIWVAIKKGFSK; encoded by the coding sequence ATGTTTGAAAACAAAAAAATCAAAATCAACGTAAGTGACTTCCAGAAAGTATCAGCTGTAACGGCTGTTATGATGCAAACGATATTGAGCTTTGCTTTGGCAAACAGCCACAGCGCAACAAATACAGCTTTTCTTGGTACCTTTTACGTCATCGTTAAATACACAGCACCAATGTTTATTTTTGCAATTGTTTATAATATGGTAAAAACAAGTCAGCATTTGTCTTATTGGGAATTTTTGAAAGAAAAGTTTTTTGAACTAGTCGTTCCGTATCTTCTATGGACGACGGCTTATCTTTGGCTATTTCCAGCAGTCCAACAACAAACTCCGTATACGGATACTGCAAGCTTTTTACTGAAATATGTCACAGGTGATGGAGCGCCTCATTTATGGTATACCGTTATGATGCTGCAGATCCAATTGTTCATGCCGTTTTTTGTTTGGCTCGGTTACAAAGTATTTGCTAATAAAAAATATGTATGGCCAGTATTGATTGGTTCAACGATTTTATATGTCGCATGGTATCTGTTCTATCAAACACAAGTATTGACTGGGCCTTATCATGACAGCTGGTACTTATTAGATCGGTTTGTTGCTAGTTTCATGATTTATGGGGTAGCCGCATTTGTTTATCACGAAAAAGTCTATCAATATTTGGACAGAGTACGTTATCTTTTCTTACCTGTTGCCTTAGTTATCGCGTTCTTTTCTGTCCGTTCATTGCTCGCACATCCAGGAGACTTGAGCTTTGCGAATGCACCTTACTTGAATACGATCCAAAGTTTATACAGTTTAGTCATCATCTTTGCTGTCTTCATAGGCGCTTCCAAAATGATTGTAAACGATTCGCCAAAATTGCCATTGTTCAAATGGTTGTCTGTTTATGCTTATCGTACGTATTTAGCCAATGTATTTGTTTTCCAAGTACTGTTATTATTGTTTAAAGATAGTTGGCTGCAGTTACCTTCAGGAGTCATGATTCTTGTAGCTTATCTAATGACGGCAAGTTGTGCATTTGCTTTAAGCTGGTTACTTCATATCATTTGGGTAGCTATCAAAAAAGGTTTCAGCAAGTAA